ACCGATGCCGTTTGATGCGCAGATAAAATCGGGAATCAACCTGAACGATTTAGGGTTTGCCGACCCGACCCGCCAGGTGAGTAATACCTGGCTGGACTGGGTGTCGGGCGCAGCGGTTCGCCAGGGATTACCGGCGAAAATTGAGCGGGCCTGAACCGTGTGCCGGATGGCAACATCGCCATCCGGTACAGAACCTGTCAGTTATTGACCGGGATCACCGCGCCTTTATATTTGGTGCGGATCCAGTCCTGAATCGCCTGAGAGTGCAGCACGTCAACCAGCGCCACAATATCCTTCTTCTTCTCATCGCCGCGATGCACGGTAATGATGTTGGCGTATGGGTTATTTTCACCACTTTCTACCGCAATCGGATCGTGTACCGGATCCAGCCCGGCATCGATCGCGTAGTTGGCGTTGATAACCACCGCGTCACCTTCGTCGTTGTTATACATCTGCGGTAACAGCGCCGCTTCAACGTTTGGCAGGAACTTCAGCTTTTTCGGGTTATCGACAATGTCGCTGATGCGGGCAGACACTTTATCCACGCCAGGCTTCAGTGTGATCACCCCTTCTTTTTCAAAAATCGACAGGATACGTCCCTCTTCAGAGACAGCATCACGCATGATAATTTTGCCGCCTTCCGGCAGATCCTTCAGCGACTTGTATTTCTTCGAGTAAATACCGATCGGCTCAATATGAATCGCCCCTGCGCTGACAAAATCATAGGTTTTATCACCCGCATGATCCTTCAGAACGCTGTTCAGGTACGGAATATGCTGGAAGTAGTTCGCATCAATCTCGCGCCCAGCCAGCGCGGTATTCGGCAGGATGTAATCCTGAAAGGGTTGGATCTTCAGTTCGATCCCCTGCTTTGCGAGGATCGGTTTCGCCTGCTCGAGAATTTCAGCATGCGGAACGTTCGATGCGCCAACGGTCAGGGTGTCAGCCCAGGCGGTAAAGCTCAGGGCGCTTAAGGTTGCTGCGGCGAGTAGTGTCAGTGATTTTTTCATGATGCAGGTTTCCATATTTTATTAGCGTTTATCGAACAGAGAAGTGATCACGTCGCCGCAGAACTGGATAATGAAGACGATGAGCAAAATGGTCACCGTCGCCACCAGCGTGACGTCGTTGTGGTTGCGCTGGAATCCCTCCAGATAAGCCAGATTCCCTAAACCCCCTGCGCCAATCACCCCAGCCATCGCGCTGTAGCTAACCAGCGCAATCAGCGTCACGGTGATCCCGGACACCAACGCGGGTGATGACTCAGGCAGTAAAACCCGAAAAATAAGCGTGGCTGGACGAGCGCCCATCGAGCGCGTGGCCTCAATTACCCCCTTGTCGACCTCGCGAAGCGCGATCTCAACCAGACGCGCATAAAAAGGCGCCGCGCCGACGATCAGAGCAGGAAGCGCCGCG
This Citrobacter enshiensis DNA region includes the following protein-coding sequences:
- a CDS encoding MetQ/NlpA family ABC transporter substrate-binding protein, with translation MKKSLTLLAAATLSALSFTAWADTLTVGASNVPHAEILEQAKPILAKQGIELKIQPFQDYILPNTALAGREIDANYFQHIPYLNSVLKDHAGDKTYDFVSAGAIHIEPIGIYSKKYKSLKDLPEGGKIIMRDAVSEEGRILSIFEKEGVITLKPGVDKVSARISDIVDNPKKLKFLPNVEAALLPQMYNNDEGDAVVINANYAIDAGLDPVHDPIAVESGENNPYANIITVHRGDEKKKDIVALVDVLHSQAIQDWIRTKYKGAVIPVNN
- a CDS encoding methionine ABC transporter permease, with product MVETLFPHLRWEQLWAATQETLYMTALSGAATFALGIVLGLALFLTARGGLYQHRALYSAISLVVNVFRSIPFIILIVLLIPFTKSLVGTILGANAALPALIVGAAPFYARLVEIALREVDKGVIEATRSMGARPATLIFRVLLPESSPALVSGITVTLIALVSYSAMAGVIGAGGLGNLAYLEGFQRNHNDVTLVATVTILLIVFIIQFCGDVITSLFDKR